A window from Clupea harengus chromosome 14, Ch_v2.0.2, whole genome shotgun sequence encodes these proteins:
- the tiam2a gene encoding rho guanine nucleotide exchange factor TIAM2 isoform X2 has protein sequence MESQKEAAGPDPTPLRPCPRHMSATERLRKVIQELVDTEKSYVKDLTCLFEIYLKPLQKETFLTQDEMESLFGSLPEMLDFQRVFLQTLEERIASSPDFSTLETPMQFKKLLFSLGGSFLYYADHFKLYSGFCANHIKVQKVLERAKTDQAFKEFLDARNPTKQHSSTLESYLIKPVQRVLKYPLLLRELVSLTDAESEEHYHLTEALKAMEKVASHINDMQKIYEDYGTVFDQLVAEQSTADKEVTEISMGEFLMHASVIWLNPLPSLGRMRKDPELTIFVFKKAVILVYRENNKLKKKMSGPRLSHGDTDPFKFRWLIPRSSLQVRLGNSAGSETNCIWELIHTKSEIEGRPETVFQLCSSIPENKVNIIKVIRSVLRRNMRSELPGERACKDRVVPMRTTHPSSARLGTTRASWLCRLDPPSPAAPHTDASCRLLADSDEASLSSGAPSDSLPPRPNLSPPSPSSVATSSSVPRGGASEPLKESDILSDEDEEFTEHLQGRSESPPSAIEAQFQRLRLSEEQAASRAQAPRVLPEGGEVDTPERRPPREPGLQRAHFCPIKRKSSGGGSLRRSQGALLSMREHSRSLDSQTEAAGAAADLNALLEREFSVHSLTSVVNEDCFYEAAESGDSSAANGSS, from the exons ATGGAGAGCCAGAAGGAAGCAGCAGGCCCCGATCCCACCCCGCTGAGGCCCTGCCCTCGCCACATGTCCGCCACAGAGAGGCTGCGCAAGGTCATCCAGGAGCTGGTGGACACGGAGAAGTCCTACGTCAAG GATCTGACCTGTCTGTTTGAGATCTACCTGAAGCCGCTACAAAAGGAGACCTTCCTCACGCAAGATGAG ATGGAGAGCCTCTTTGGTAGTTTGCCCGAGATGCTGGACTTCCAGAGGGTGTTCCTGCAGACCCTCGAGGAGCGGATCGCATCCTCCCCGGACTTCAGCACCCTGGAGACCCCCATGCAATTCAAG AAGCTGCTCTTCTCCCTGGGCGGGTCTTTCCTGTACTACGCAGACCACTTCAAGCTCTACAGCGGCTTCTGTGCCAATCACATCAAGGTTCAGAAGGTCCTGGAACGAG CAAAAACGGACCAGGCCTTCAAGGAGTTCCTGGACGCGAGGAACCCGACCAAGCAGCACTCCTCCACGCTGGAGTCCTACCTGATCAAGCCGGTGCAGAGGGTGCTCAAGTACCCACTGCTGCTGCGAGAGCTGGTGTCTCTGACCGACGCAGAGAGTGAGGAGCACTACCACCTGAcag AGGCCCTGAAGGCCATGGAGAAGGTGGCCAGTCACATCAACGACATGCAGAAGATCTATGAGGACTACGGCACCGTGTTTGACCAGCTGGTGGCGGAGCAGAGCACTGCAGACAAAgag gtCACAGAGATCTCCATGGGAGAGTTCCTTATGCATGCCTCTGTCATCTGGCTCAACCCATTGCCCTCGCTGGGCCGCATGAGGAAGGACCCGGAGCTCACCATCTTTG tGTTCAAGAAAGCGGTCATCCTCGTCTACCGGGAGAACAACAAGCTGAAGAAAAAGATG agtggcCCGCGCTTGTCCCATGGAGACACGGACCCGTTTAAGTTCCGCTGGCTCATCCCACGGTCCTCCCTGCAGGTGCGCCTGGGGAACTCAGCTG GCTCGGAAACCAACTGTATCTGGGAGCTGATCCACACCAAGTCAGAGATTGAGGGGAGGCCGGAGACGGTGTTTCAGCTGTGCAGCAG CATCCCAGAAAACAAAGTCAACATAATCAAAGTGATCCGCTCGGTTCTGAGGCGGAACATGCGCAGCGAACTGCCGGGAGAGCGGGCCTGCAAGGACCGTGTGGTCCCGATGCGCACGACCCATCCCTCCTCCGCAAGGCTAG gtacCACCAGGGCCTCTTGGCTTTGCAGACTGGACCCCCCTTCCCCCGCCGCTCCCCACACTGATGCGTCGTGTCGGCTGCTGGCTGACTCCGACGAGGCCAGCCTGAGCAGCGGAGCCCCCAGTGACAGCCTCCCCCCCAGGCCCAACCTCTCGCCCCCCTCCCCGTCCTCCGtcgccacctcctcctccgtgcCCCGTGGAGGCGCGTCCGAGCCGCTCAAGGAGTCTGACATCCTGAGCGACGAAGACGAGGAGTTCACCGAGCACCTCCAGGGCCGCAGCGAGTCGCCGCCCAGCGCCATCGAGGCCCAGTTCCAGCGGCTGCGTCTGTCGGAGGAGCAGGCGGCGAGCCGGGCGCAGGCCCCACGCGTGCTGCCCGAGGGCGGGGAGGTGGACACCCCCGAGAGACGGCCGCCTCGCGAGCCCGGTCTCCAGCGCGCCCACTTCTGCCCCATCAAGAGGAAGAGCTCGGGCGGGGGCAGCCTGCGGCGCAGCCAGGGGGCGCTGCTGAGCATGCGTGAGCACAGTCGCTCGCTGGACAGCCAGACGGAGGCGGCGGGGGCGGCCGCGGACCTGAACGCCCTGCTCGAGCGGGAGTTCAGCGTGCACAGCCTCACCTCCGTCGTCAACGAGGACTGCTTCTACGAGGCAGCCGAGAGCGGGGACAGCAGCGCGGCCAACGGCAGCTCCTAG
- the tiam2a gene encoding rho guanine nucleotide exchange factor TIAM2 isoform X1 — protein MGLCLGGRGVCSLGLEEDGRGKSGERERQTKRKEWRRQLIETGSAPMADRTGPNTRPCVYLSVLIELFIREQLPAEAVCSLLAMCWFWPGCVGEDKDIFLGSALLTLCRLLRDKLACLLQDMAACMACEKAAEASTLLSVETVCTLYHSFQEGSGGLMESQKEAAGPDPTPLRPCPRHMSATERLRKVIQELVDTEKSYVKDLTCLFEIYLKPLQKETFLTQDEMESLFGSLPEMLDFQRVFLQTLEERIASSPDFSTLETPMQFKKLLFSLGGSFLYYADHFKLYSGFCANHIKVQKVLERAKTDQAFKEFLDARNPTKQHSSTLESYLIKPVQRVLKYPLLLRELVSLTDAESEEHYHLTEALKAMEKVASHINDMQKIYEDYGTVFDQLVAEQSTADKEVTEISMGEFLMHASVIWLNPLPSLGRMRKDPELTIFVFKKAVILVYRENNKLKKKMSGPRLSHGDTDPFKFRWLIPRSSLQVRLGNSAGSETNCIWELIHTKSEIEGRPETVFQLCSSIPENKVNIIKVIRSVLRRNMRSELPGERACKDRVVPMRTTHPSSARLGTTRASWLCRLDPPSPAAPHTDASCRLLADSDEASLSSGAPSDSLPPRPNLSPPSPSSVATSSSVPRGGASEPLKESDILSDEDEEFTEHLQGRSESPPSAIEAQFQRLRLSEEQAASRAQAPRVLPEGGEVDTPERRPPREPGLQRAHFCPIKRKSSGGGSLRRSQGALLSMREHSRSLDSQTEAAGAAADLNALLEREFSVHSLTSVVNEDCFYEAAESGDSSAANGSS, from the exons ATGGGCTTATGTTTGGGTGGCCGGGGCGTGTGCTCACTGGGGCTGGAGGAGGACGGACGGGGGAAGAGTGGCGAGAGAGAGCGCCAAACAAAGAGGAAAGAGTGGAGGCGGCAGCTCATCGAGACTGGGTCGGCACCGATGGCTGATAGGACCGGGCCGAACACCAGACCCTGCGTATACCTCTCCGTCCTCATCGAGCTCTTCATCCGCGAGCAATTGCCGGCCGAAGCGGTGTGCTCTCTGCTGGCCATGTGCTGGTTCTGGCCTGGGTGCGTGGGCGAGGACAAGGACATCTTCCTGGGCTCTGCCCTGCTCACTCTGTGCCGGCTACTCCGAGACAAGCTGGCCTGCCTGCTGCAGGACATGGCCGCCTGCATGGCCTGCGAGAAGGCGGCGGAGGCATCCACCCTCCTG agtgTGGAGACGGTGTGCACGCTGTACCACTCCTTCCAGGAGGGCTCCGGGGGTCTGATGGAGAGCCAGAAGGAAGCAGCAGGCCCCGATCCCACCCCGCTGAGGCCCTGCCCTCGCCACATGTCCGCCACAGAGAGGCTGCGCAAGGTCATCCAGGAGCTGGTGGACACGGAGAAGTCCTACGTCAAG GATCTGACCTGTCTGTTTGAGATCTACCTGAAGCCGCTACAAAAGGAGACCTTCCTCACGCAAGATGAG ATGGAGAGCCTCTTTGGTAGTTTGCCCGAGATGCTGGACTTCCAGAGGGTGTTCCTGCAGACCCTCGAGGAGCGGATCGCATCCTCCCCGGACTTCAGCACCCTGGAGACCCCCATGCAATTCAAG AAGCTGCTCTTCTCCCTGGGCGGGTCTTTCCTGTACTACGCAGACCACTTCAAGCTCTACAGCGGCTTCTGTGCCAATCACATCAAGGTTCAGAAGGTCCTGGAACGAG CAAAAACGGACCAGGCCTTCAAGGAGTTCCTGGACGCGAGGAACCCGACCAAGCAGCACTCCTCCACGCTGGAGTCCTACCTGATCAAGCCGGTGCAGAGGGTGCTCAAGTACCCACTGCTGCTGCGAGAGCTGGTGTCTCTGACCGACGCAGAGAGTGAGGAGCACTACCACCTGAcag AGGCCCTGAAGGCCATGGAGAAGGTGGCCAGTCACATCAACGACATGCAGAAGATCTATGAGGACTACGGCACCGTGTTTGACCAGCTGGTGGCGGAGCAGAGCACTGCAGACAAAgag gtCACAGAGATCTCCATGGGAGAGTTCCTTATGCATGCCTCTGTCATCTGGCTCAACCCATTGCCCTCGCTGGGCCGCATGAGGAAGGACCCGGAGCTCACCATCTTTG tGTTCAAGAAAGCGGTCATCCTCGTCTACCGGGAGAACAACAAGCTGAAGAAAAAGATG agtggcCCGCGCTTGTCCCATGGAGACACGGACCCGTTTAAGTTCCGCTGGCTCATCCCACGGTCCTCCCTGCAGGTGCGCCTGGGGAACTCAGCTG GCTCGGAAACCAACTGTATCTGGGAGCTGATCCACACCAAGTCAGAGATTGAGGGGAGGCCGGAGACGGTGTTTCAGCTGTGCAGCAG CATCCCAGAAAACAAAGTCAACATAATCAAAGTGATCCGCTCGGTTCTGAGGCGGAACATGCGCAGCGAACTGCCGGGAGAGCGGGCCTGCAAGGACCGTGTGGTCCCGATGCGCACGACCCATCCCTCCTCCGCAAGGCTAG gtacCACCAGGGCCTCTTGGCTTTGCAGACTGGACCCCCCTTCCCCCGCCGCTCCCCACACTGATGCGTCGTGTCGGCTGCTGGCTGACTCCGACGAGGCCAGCCTGAGCAGCGGAGCCCCCAGTGACAGCCTCCCCCCCAGGCCCAACCTCTCGCCCCCCTCCCCGTCCTCCGtcgccacctcctcctccgtgcCCCGTGGAGGCGCGTCCGAGCCGCTCAAGGAGTCTGACATCCTGAGCGACGAAGACGAGGAGTTCACCGAGCACCTCCAGGGCCGCAGCGAGTCGCCGCCCAGCGCCATCGAGGCCCAGTTCCAGCGGCTGCGTCTGTCGGAGGAGCAGGCGGCGAGCCGGGCGCAGGCCCCACGCGTGCTGCCCGAGGGCGGGGAGGTGGACACCCCCGAGAGACGGCCGCCTCGCGAGCCCGGTCTCCAGCGCGCCCACTTCTGCCCCATCAAGAGGAAGAGCTCGGGCGGGGGCAGCCTGCGGCGCAGCCAGGGGGCGCTGCTGAGCATGCGTGAGCACAGTCGCTCGCTGGACAGCCAGACGGAGGCGGCGGGGGCGGCCGCGGACCTGAACGCCCTGCTCGAGCGGGAGTTCAGCGTGCACAGCCTCACCTCCGTCGTCAACGAGGACTGCTTCTACGAGGCAGCCGAGAGCGGGGACAGCAGCGCGGCCAACGGCAGCTCCTAG
- the LOC105909407 gene encoding pollen-specific leucine-rich repeat extensin-like protein 2 encodes MEKVQQPADGMDLSNAEITLQGMQNAVRSGMGLLGMHPSAPLGHQLSAQRMPGLMPLELRPNLLQGANARFPLLMQQGLSHQASLLDASLQAQAQAQAQARLRGPFQQMEAFNRASNPPAAGPDKHEEEPPSRVEGSAQQDGDQDYRFPPPEKKQSTGLLRTPPPEMRESSNRPALLERPPRPSLLGDGRKDPLPGGFRGESRWGPPRGDVPRGDFDERDMRGVTTGAPKGFQEERPMANFPNRFEMRSGGATGGGGGGGGGGGGGAADIHQDFDDRRRPWERQRDRDERDFDFRRELNGNRPNRERERDRDRERDGPRDGPRDGPRDGPRDGPRDGPRDGPRDGPRDGPRDGPRDGPRDGPRDGPRDRDRERGRDRNRERDRDREWDRDRDRDREREAEREKREEERKRERGGGGGGTWTPLTPLPQPQAPNQPLLPLPQPKLASAPRPLLPDPRPPLLPVPRPPILPEPRPPILPEPRPPILPEPRPPILPEPRLPLLPDPPAQMQPDHKPDHKLEPQPEPQPDLKPEPQPELKPEPQPELKPEPQPELKPEPQPDLQVEPQPDPKLEPVLEPELEPKAELKEEVHPEPTPEPSPEPFPESSPVTSSAGETAEPQTPESLPCVNGDETDTGPAEDPAPEPVSPPVCSSTPSPTQSPSLSPVPDEPPEQGSVQAKLSPPVVDIDTEQSGPKEDAETEPVKTLEKTDTEGT; translated from the exons ATGGAGAAAGTGCAGCAGCCTGCAGATGGCATGGACCTCTCAAATGCAGAGATCACACTGCAAG GTATGCAGAACGCTGTGCGCAGTGGCATGGGTTTGCTGGGCATGCACCCGTCTGCTCCTCTTGGCCACCAGCTGTCAGCCCAGAGAATGCCTGGCCTGATGCCCTTGGAGCTGCGGCCCAATCTCCTACAGGGTGCCAATGCCCGCTTCCCCCTGCTCATGCAACAAGGCCTTTCCCACCAAGCCAGCCTGCTGGATGCCTCCCTCCAGGCACAGGCCCAGGCCCAAGCCCAAGCCCGCCTTCGAGGCCCCTTCCAGCAGATGGAGGCCTTCAACAGGGCATCCAACCCCCCAGCTGCTGGTCCAGACAAGCATGAGGAGGAGCCCCCGAGCAGAGTAGAGGGCAGTGCGCAGCAGGATGGAGACCAGGACTACCGTTTCCCCCCGCCAGAGAAGAAACAGAGCACCGGCCTGCTGAGGACCCCTCCACCCGAGATGAGGGAGTCCTCCAACAGACCCGCACTCTTGGAGAGACCCCCCCGACCCTCGCTGCTAGGGGACGGTCGCAAGGACCCCCTCCCCGGAGGCTTTCGAGGTGAGAGCCGATGGGGGCCGCCCAGAGGAGACGTGCCCAGAGGAGACTTTGATGAGCGGGACATGCGGGGGGTTACGACGGGGGCCCCCAAGGGTTTCCAGGAGGAGCGGCCAATGGCCAACTTTCCCAACCGCTTTGAGATGCGCAGTGGAGGAGCAACAG gaggaggaggaggaggaggaggaggaggaggaggcggcgctGCAGACATCCACCAAGACTTTGATGACAGGCGGCGACcgtgggagaggcagagggaccGTGACGAGCGAGACTTTGATTTCCGAAGGGAGTTGAATGGCAACCGGCCCAACAGAGAGCGGGAACGGGACAGGGACCGGGAGAGAGACGGGCCGAGAGACGGGCCCAGAGACGGGCCCAGAGACGGGCCGAGAGACGGGCCCAGAGACGGGCCGAGAGACGGGCCGAGAGACGGGCCGAGAGACGGGCCCAGAGACGGGCCCAGAGACGGGCCCAGAGACGGGCCCAGAGACGGGCCCAGAGACCGAGACAGGGAGCGTGGCCGAGATCGCAATCGTGAGcgagaccgagacagagagtgggatcGTGACCGGGACAGGGACCGTGAGCGCGAGGCTgagcgagagaagagggaggaggagaggaagcgagagcgtggtggtggtggcggcggcacGTGGACCCCTCTTACTCCTCTGCCCCAACCACAAGCCCCAAACCAGCCTCTCTTACCCCTCCCACAGCCCAAGCTTGCGTCTGCACCTCGCCCTCTTCTCCCTGACCCCaggcctcctcttctccctgttcCTCGTCCCCCCATTCTACCTGAACCTCGTCCCCCCATTCTACCTGAACCTCGTCCCCCCATTCTACCTGAACCTCGTCCTCCCATTCTACCTGAACCTCGGCTGCCTCTGCTGCCTGATCCACCAGCTCAAATGCAGCCAGATCACAAACCAGACCACAAACTAGAGCCCCAACCAGAGCCCCAACCAGACCTCAAACCAGAGCCCCAACCAGAGCTCAAACCAGAGCCCCAACCAGAGCTCAAACCAGAGCCCCAACCAGAGCTCAAACCAGAGCCCCAACCAGATCTTCAAGTGGAGCCCCAACCAGATCCTAAACTGGAGCCCGTACTGGAGCCCGAGTTGGAGCCCAAAGCCGAGCTCAAAGAAGAGGTCCACCCAGAGCCCACACCGGAGCCCAGCCCAGAGCCCTTCCCTGAGTCGTCACCAGTCACCAGCAGCGCTGGGGAGACCGCAGAGCCCCAGACCCCAGAGTCTCTACCATGCGTGAATGGTGACGAGACAGACACAGGGCCTGCTGAAGACCCCGCCCCAGAGCCTGTAAGCCCACCAGTTTGCAGCTCTACGCCCTCCCCTACCcagtccccatctctctccccagtcCCGGACGAGCCCCCTGAACAAGGGAGCGTCCAGGCCAAGCTCAGCCCCCCTGTGGTGGACATAGACACTGAACAGAGTGGGCCGAAGGAGGACGCTGAGACAGAGCCAGTGAAAACCCTAGAGAAAACAGACACTGAGGGGACATAA